The genomic window acggtgctccgactatcgtgatcacggaccgcggaaaagcatttacggcagctattttagaccacgtcctgatgcttagtggaacgactcaccgtaagaccactgcgtaccacccgcaaacaaatggactaacggagcgcctcaacaagacgattgaagacatgctgtcgatgtacgtggtgtccaacataagaattgggacgagattttaccctatatcacgttcgcatacaatacggctaaacaagagacgactcgcatgactccattcagcttggttcacggacgggaggtacggactatgctggatgcgatgttgccacacgaatgggacgctaccgacacaggcgctgacgtgttcattgaacgcgcggaagaagctagacagctcgcccgcttacggatccaccagcgacaagactacgatgcaggccgctacaatgctcgccatagaactgtaacgtacaaaatcggtgacagagtgtgggtttggacacccgtacgaaaacgtggactgtccgagaagctgctaaggcgatatttcgggccataccgagtatcgcgccagctaagtgacgtcacctacgaggttgtctccgacagtccccaatgcccTAGGCGTCGCCAGCACAAGCCTGAACTTGTTcctgtagtgcgtatgaagccgtacgTGAGtcactgactgcacgttaaaaaaaatactgtgcgtctgcatcagcatcggggcgatgctcttataaggaggggcaagtgacacgtgtttatatgaaaaagaacgatgataggaatgttccGTAGATTCCAGTTTGTGGGTCAGATgctttttcgggacgacaacgaagcaggcatcttgctgtacagctgatcctgaatacgctcttttagctgccgtaagctgctgtcatcttttgttcgcgtcgCACTGCGACAATATGTTTTGTAACATTACTGAAACCAATAAAAGCGCCCTAATTGACGAAGTAAAACGATGGTTGTACAACCGAAAGAAGTATGCACTCACGGAGTGGTTCACAGTTTCTCAATTAACACTTCCTGGAGAGTTAAAAGTTGGGTTTTTGAAGTTATTCATGACCCTACAGAATAGGTGGTGTTTGCGCTAAAACGGCAATAATTTAACGGCGCTTTCAGGTTCGCTTGTATATTTTACCTAGCAATCTTGGGAGTAATCAATACAAATTTATCTCAAACTCTCGATGTGTGCCTAAAGCATTACAAGACATTTGTTCCCTTCCAGCGAGAAACAAAGACATTCAAACAGAGCACTATTACCTATTCAAATAAACACACCCATCCGTAACGCATGGGACACAACGTATGTGTCAGAAGCATTATTTGGCGTAATGggatgaaatataaaaaaaaatggaaccACCGGAAGCTTTAACAGGGGCGTGTGAGGATGTGAGAGCAAGTTTCGAGCAGGGACATTGAAAAGTTGTAACATGCATTGCAACGTGAAACTGCAGAAGTAACTATGCTCAAATGTATCGTTAAAGAAAGCACTTAGAACCAACTTTATATGACACGAGTCGCTAAAAGCTCAGTACAGAGGAGAGCTGGAGTGAAAATTTGGTGCCTTTGCGTGAAGTGTAGGAGAGAAAAAAATCGTGATTGGTTGTGCCGCTGAAAGAAGTCAACCAATGGAAGCGCGTGCTCGAGAACACATGACACGGTGAGAGAGGAGGATTTTCAACCCATTGGTTAGCCAAAGCGGAAGAAAGACGCGATGAAAACTGCGCGCGAAGTCTTCACTGCGCAAGTAGATGCGATGCACAGAGAATGCGTGTGTGCATGTTTATGCCTATGTGTATGCCTTTTGGTGATGTTAGGATGCGCCACAAAAAGAAACCACATCCTCCAACCACTGCTTTCAGCGTTTTGTAGCCGGCAGATTTCGACCCATTTTAAGTAAAGAGAAAAAGGAATGGTATTATTGATATTTCGATTTTAGTTTTCTCACATATTCTGCTCTTTGTTATGTCAGTATCCAATTCAGTCTGACTGTACATTGCCGACTCTGGCACATGCATGCCGAAAATGTTGCAGTTATTTCCGGTGTATTTCCTTGTACTACTATGCATGTCCTTCATTTAGGTACTTATACTTGTTATTGAAGGAGGAGAGCAAAATGAGACAAGCGAGACACGGCACCTTAGGGCAGGTGCTAGGTAACTTTCACGAAGTTCTTTTGGCTAAATAATTCATTTTAGGAAACACCTTTCTTTTGTGTAGGATTGAGTTCACTAGGTCAAACGCGGTTTGGTACAAGGCATTCTTAttccaaaaaagcaaaaaaaaaaaacgcatggacAAGTCATTCTGAGGCGTGTGCACTTGACAACGCACAGGTGAAACGACTTTGAGAACGCGCTTGAGAACCTTCATTTGCGTGCGCGCCCTtcgtgccatctcgctactgatcaCAAAATGCGCTGATGCTGCTGAGCTTCTAGTACCGCCAACGGTTTGTGGTGTACATAAGAACTCGCCGTTGACTAACTTGGCAACACACGATCTGTGCCTCAGATGTCAACGCAGCGTCATGGGGAAcgagaggtcgctggttcgacgccCCGCAACAGAACTTTTCCTTTTAATTTTTTAACTTTTCAATCTCTCATTATACACTTGTTACAGCGTCATATTCGTTATATAAATAAGTCAGCGGGAGCTTGGTGAACCGCAGCACAAACACTTTAGTGTCATAACATTACATCTTTAACGTTGTGTAGGAGGATTATTGAACTTACCAATTCATAGAGAGTGCCGTACTTCGCTCGCAGCTGCTGTGACTTCTGCGTGTTATTGTACGTGCTATGAGGCAACATTTCGCAGTTTGTCATGTTGCTGGTTACGTAGGCAATGTGTCCCAGCCCGATGATGACGTCAGGCGCTCTGACAGTGCTGAAATAATCACTCAGATATAAATTTCATCAATTATTGCAATCGATCGTTATGATGATCAAGAAGAGAGCGTTACTTCACGACTAAGTCATGACTATGGGGCGACAAACGTAAGCACGTAGTTCATATATATGCATCCTGCCCCTCACGAAGCTTTTCAATTACGTGACATTATTCAAAAGTCAATAGGCTTATCTAAAGCTCAAGCCCCCCGGTTTtcatttaaaaataacaaaaagaaaaaaataagacatGACATGCTGATTTTAACGCTGACACGAAGAACAAATGTGAGAGAGGACAAAATGTGTTCGTCTTTTGAAGGTATAGCCCCCATTTTGTGTAACCACCAAttagcccaaaaacaagttcgTATTAAGAAAAAATATGAGCGGAGTTGCGTAACTAAAAATATCCGCATGAATCAACTTAGATCAGCCATATCCCCGTAAGAGTCACCACAAGTGTCACTGTAAACTGTGACTTTGTGCGCGGTCTCTTCTCACtttttctttctccatttttAACACTTCAACCCACTTCTCTGTCTTCCGTAGGGGAGCATAGCAGTCCTCCTAGATTGGTTAACATCTCCGCCTTTCTTTCGTTTCCGTTCCTTTCTACCAACGAACTAGTTACTGCCGGCGGAAGTTGTCTTTTCACCAGCAACAGGAATATGAAAAAAGTTCCAAGTTTCATCAGCGATGCCTCGTCTGTTGTGTCACTAACCTGCAGTGCAGTCTGCCATAACATCGTGCTTTATGTAAGATTGATAATGTGCGGCATAAAAATAGTTTTTATAAGGCTCTCAGAAGAGCACGTCACCCTTCGTTCTTTACGTGACAGGATCCAGCAGTATACGCTTCAGTAGTGTATATCAATATACTCAGTACTTACCTAAAGAACTTTGTCATCATGTCTTTAGTATCCGTGCCACTGATGTAGATTCCGATGAGTGTGAACAGGTCATCGCGGCCTAGCTCCTTAAGGAGGAACGCCTTCAGCTCCTGACAATGAAGTGCAAAAAGTATAACATAATGTGTGAACATATTAGGGAGAGCATTGATATACGTGAGATGCCTGTAAGAGCAATTCTTCAACGTGCGAAAGGCGTCTAGACAGCGGTACACAAGCTTTCAGTAGCTCTTAATATTATTACGTCTTATTTTTATTATGTCTGTTGGAtttgattattattgtgtcaaaacacggaaaaacgagcccttaggaaacacttctttcccttattcattaacaagggtctcgtactggcagacttggtgccttaggttgtatacgagggactattggtcagctgcgagctcttaataggttcacgtgctacgtgacggcacaCAGGCTAATAAAAGTGTGTGCCACAGTCACCGCCACGGCTACAGATGGAGCTGACTGACATTCCCTCGTTTAAATTCAcacatatacccaataaagtggctgggagggtagccgccgtggtagctcagtggtagatcatcgaatgcgttattcgaaggtcgcaggttctgttcctgcccatggcaagctatcttttcacccacttttctttcttcacatttaccttacaattcagTCTAAGAACCTCTCCTAAACTTTCCTTGGCAACATTGTCTGTtaaatattttatatatatatatatatatatatatatatatatatatatatatatatatatataaatatatatatatatatatatatatatatatatatatatatatatatatatatatagtccagtagatcctccgtgagcggtcacaacgtggtttatttcgacgttttggcctagagtccggccttcatcctgatgaaggccagactctaggcagaaacgtcgaaataaatcacgttgtgaccgctcacggaggatctactggattgtatgcaacgctacggccactcagtCACCATGcctgcacatatatatattgtcgcagtgcaacgcgaacaaagcacaagtacgttttgaggcagcgaaagcagcgtgttctcaacagctgagccacaagatcttcgttctcgcgtcaagccagaggcccactacctggtgtccgctaaatccccccatcatcgtttttgtccacatgtagacacgggtcatttgcctccctctcaaagagcatcgacccgatgctgagtcaataatgcagtttttgttaaaagataagtctcacgcaatcactcgctgacgtaaggcttcatgcgcactacatgaacgagttcaggatggtgcatgcgacgattggtactacacgaattgtcgggaacaacttcgtaagtgacgtcactcagttgtcgcagcactcggtatggcccaaagtatcttgttaagagcttttctgatagtcctcgtttccgtacgggtgtccaaattcatactttgtcgccagtttgataggcaactgctctgcggtgagcattgtggcggcctgcatcgtactcttgctgctggcggatccgtaaacgtgccagttgtctagcttcttccgcgcgttccgtaaacgtgttggcgtctgggtcaATGTCGTCCCTttcgtgcagcagcatcgcatctaacatagttcgtacttctcgttcatgaacgaggctgaacggggtcatgcgggtcgtttcttgcttggccgtgttgtacgcaaacgttatgaatggcaagatttcatcccaatttttgtgttcaatgtctacgtacatcgaaagcatgtcttcaatggttttgttcagacgctccgtcagcccgtttgtttgtgggtggtaggcagtggtcttgcgatgcgttgttccactcagcatcaggacgtgatccaaaagagctgccgtaaatgtggttcctctgtctgtgatcaagacggttggtgcaccatgcctcagtacaatattttcgatgaaaaatcttgccacctccgcttctgtacctctctgaatagcttttgtctcggcataacgggtcagatgatccgtcgcgacgataacccagcggtttcctGCAGTGGAAATGGGAAGTGGGcccggcatttctcggtgtcctcgacacgaccgccattgcgcagcaacaacgtgacgacactgagttgcttggcttaattaactacttggaaggcagatctcagaaggcgccaagagttttcgcaagagtattgtcatcattttgtttacggggcggagtactttacaaaagaaacttttcgtcgacaggatccgcctatctgctcgtcataccagcagcccttcgtaccgaaatactcaaagcatgccacaactaggtgacctctggccatttgggttacatggGAACGtaggccagagtacagcaaaggtattactggccgagactaaccacagccgtgaagcaccacgttcgtacctgtctcgactgccagcgacgcaagtcaccaccgactaaaccagctggcctactgcaacccgtgcaggtcccaacagctccattctaccagataggcatggacattttgggcccactacctggtgtccgctaaatccccccatcatcgtttttgtccacatgtagacacgggtcaatttatatatatatatatatatatatatatatatatatatatatatatatatatatatatatatatatatatatatatatatatatatagctgggTCACGTCGCCGTCGTGCCCCACTATTTATGTCTGAGCAATACCTCGTAAAACGGCCGCAATTAGTACTTGTTACACCTCTCATCCGACCACGTTAGCCGTATTATTCAGGCCTAGCTCATACTGCCGAAGAAGTACAATTCACTTTGCGCATTTGCGAAAAGACAAGAGAGTGGCTAATCAGCTTCGCCAACAATTACCTTTCTGTGCAGGGCTAgcagcgttgttttttttttggaggggggggggggatggggtaAGCGGGGTGTTTGATGTGTGCACAACGGCTTAttttggcaattggtggtcgctgtaaATGCGCGTAAGTTTTTAGTATTCCCTTGAAACCAGCGAAAATTTGGGGTGGAGAGGGTTTAGATTCAATCCCTTTCCCCCTTTTAAGGCCTCCTTGCTCGGTGCGCTTTCGACAGAATATATTCTACACGAATGATTCTTGTTGTTAAAATCTCCGAAGCAAACATCTCTGACAATTACCGTGATACCAGCTCTTTCAATCCAAGCGCTTCTGCTGATGATCACGCCAGCAAAGTACTTGAAAACACGCCTACTTTTAGGCAACGTGTCTAACAGTGCCTAGGCTATAACGATTGCGTGTGCCAATCAAGTATTCTTTTCTCATAGGTTTCATACCTACAGTAGCTATATTAACAGTATGAAAGTTTAACCTCAAGCAAATTgcgtctcttataaccatatggcgatcttgagacgttaaaccccacatatcaatcaatcgaaccccacatatcaacctcAAGTAAATCAGAAAGTATCGATCTCTTGCAAGGGTGGTTACGGAGCGGTACggctatgctctcccatagtacagtacctcGTGCTCTAAACCGGTAaaacttttctaaacacaccaacttcagTACTTTGGCGTTATGGCAGCATGTGCTAAACATCAATGTTGGGCAGGCACAAAGATACTTTGATCAAAAAAGTGTGCTGGGGGAGCCGAAGCGCATATATAGCAGCTCTTACGAACGGTGCGTGGCGTTTTCAGTGTTATAGTGGACTGCAGCGATGCCACTACAGTAAACGCGGACAGCATCAGGCGGCGAGGCACGTTCACGTGACTGAAACGTTCTATCACTAGCCCATTAAGCGCTTCGGACGATAGAGATCGTCCGACCCAAAGTGTCACCAATCTGCTTTGGATGAGCAGAACTCGTCTTGGGGAAATAGGTACACCCCTATAGTTTTTAAACGGAAAAACGCGCTTATAGTGTTTACTTTGCGTGCCGTCCACGAGATTGTAGCATTGGCTCGAAGATTCACTTTAGTTTGCTCCAGTGCCAGAAGGCCGGTTTTAGTATGTAAAGACGGCGCGCGGGGTTGGTGACTCATGCACAGGTGGCCCGGGTAGTAGAAAAAGAACCAATTCGTTTTCGTTTTCTTCTTCAAGTGAGGATGGTTCTAGTGCAGATATTTATGCTGTGTACGACGATGACGGTAAATTGAGTAGCTCCTCCGGTGACTATGAAGAGAGCTCGGACGCGAACATTGCGAATGACCGCCAGAGAAGCACCTTCGAGTAATTCCTCATTTTGAAATTTTTCACAAAACCCCGAGCCTTCCCGAGTGAATTAGCCCAAGGGTGCTTAGTCCACAGAAGTGAAGAAAGATGTGTGCGTCCGCAGGAGTTTCATTTAAAAGGTTTTCAGTTTTATCACCAGAAGCTAGCTGGCTTCCTTTGTATCGTTaagaaaaaaagctttatttagaaAGAGTACCTTCTTATTTGCcaaaaaaaatctgttttttcTGCAACTAAcgagcttttctttctgagaactTTGTACGGATTTTTTTGTGGCTTCGTGATGTAAAAGGTCGTTgtctttttttgcatttattaACTCATCCACCACATtgcgggtttccgcagaactcatttgcaaacTTTATTATGTGTGTTTGATTAAGTATGGGGAGAAATATTTTTTCAACATCTAATAGCTACTTTTAGTGCAATCAGATTAGAAATCAGCAATAAAAAATACGGAATTTTcgacaggcaataaaaaaagttgaGCTAAAACATTGCCGGGCTACACCCACGGCAAGTAAATGTATCCATTTTCTCAAGGTGTACTAAGGCTGAAGAGATGTAGTCTTTTTATAGTTTCGTTTTTTCCTTTGTGTGATGAATCAAAATATGTTTGCGAGCATTGGCCGTGATCGTGCTTACCAGCTATGCTTGCGTAACTCATCAGCGGTTACTTTACAGAATAATACTTTGTAGTCGAGTGTTCGACGGAAATTGGTTAAGGCAACCACTTGCAAATGGAAAGAAAAGCTACCGAATGAAAAGTCTCCTGAAGTTGTCTACCAGGCCTCTTATTCGAACGGCGAAAAGGTTTACATCGGGAAAACTGGCTACTTCAGACAGCGCGTGCGCCTGCATCGGAACGTTGTCGAAAAGGAGAAAGTGGCCAACAAATAACTGGCCGAGCATGCAGCCATGACTGATCTAGCAATGCGTGGACAAACGTGATTatcattgaaataaaaaagaaaatagggATCCCTCAAGCTTCGCCTCCAAGAGTTGaacgaaatccggcccctagcacaaccttcaaccactaagtgcatacttatttatatgttttgttatacgcacgcacgcacacacacacacacacacacgcacacacacacacacacacacacacacacacacacacacacacacacacacacacacacacaaacaggcccgcgcgcgcgcgaatggtacaggttttcgatctaaagcaagagttgcatggcctccaagatgcaCGCCGCGCGCTCGTCATCTCGGATGGCCATAGAGAGTTTCACAATGCCTCACAAATTGCAGCActttatctagcgtttgctgtttgctcgaTGAATGCCTCTAGAAAGGCACGATAAGTTTTTCCCTAGATGGATATAGTTGCCCATTTTTAGacctgtttgaaagttcctgtgtgtttttagcggcgatggctgcactgtcccggccttttttgacgtagtcTGCTGGCCTTCTCAGTGTGCCTACGAATCGcagaatgggctcgttttcgtagTGAAACCTTTCGAACAAAATGTGTTCAGGAGAACCTTTTTTCTACATGGCATttatacagtgttttttttttttcgcagcagcTTCAAGTAACATTAGTGGCTTTGTAGTGAGATACCTGgttgccacgcgaacggcccgtgttcgatcctcaatgggacagaaaattttattttattagcttctttctcatttttttctcacggatgattttttgctcacagccAACGGTGCCGGCGCCGAcggcagaatttctgcgacacgagcgctttgacgctatcgcattaaaacgAAAAGTCACGCTTGTATCTCGAATCGCTAGAGCTACAGTCTACGAGGCATAGATTGAATCGTAGGGATGGAAACGTTCCATCGCTCAACGTGTAGGGCTTTCCTGACGTGCCGAAACCTATACATATGACATCAGTAGTGTCTGGAAGCCAATACTATAGTTTACTTTTAAGCTTTTATTTTGTTGGATTACCGAGGTTTCTTCGGCAGATTTAGAGTTTACATATCAAAAGAAAGGAATATGTACCCGTACCGAGAGAAGTGAGACGGCTCCCTGGAAGACGGCGTCAGAAAACTGGTTCTTGTTGATGCTTAAGACGCCAAATCCGATAATGTTGCTGTTGATCAGGGCCTGAAGGAAGTTCATGCACTCGGCTGGTTGCGTTCGTAAGTGGCTTCGAGCGTCAGAAGTATATCTAATGGAAGTTGAAATTAGAGAAATACCTTTAGAGATCCCGAACAAACGCATTGTCTATATAAGCATGAGTGACACTTCATTAAAATCATAAGCGATAGCCTAAATGCCAGACAGCTTATACAATTTCTAGGCTTACGGAATAGCAAATTTAGCTCGTTGAACTATCTTCATCATCTACACAACTGTGGCTAAATTTTTTAGAGAAGTCCGCCACATTACGTGCAGAATACTTCTGCTGATTACACGCGGCGTTATGAATTTCAAATGAAGCGTTGAGAAAGTAATGTGCCTAAGGCACATTAGTTTCTGTGAGAACAAAGCTTTTGAGGCCTAGTGGCATTCACGCCTGCACTGGATATGTGTCCATTGCTGTGTTATTCTATTGAGTCTACTGCAAGATCACAGAGAATGTCTTGGCTATTTGCCGAAATTAACTACGAGGCAGAAGTCATGATAACTCACGAATCTTGGAAAAATACGTCACTCAAGTCTTGGCGGACCCCGTCataaattttaaagcattttaaCGGGTGCATTTAATCACGTTTCACAGTTCTGATACGTGCAGTATTATTACAGCAGCGGGGTCACTGCAGTTCTCCCGCATGCGCGAGAGAACCCCTAGTGGTTCTTTCTCCCCAACGTCAATCTTTCACTGAAACTTCGTGCCCGCTAAACGTACAGAAGGACTGTCTGGTTACATCGTGTGCTTAATTCTAAACCATTCGGTCATTCGTTAGGGAGTCCTTCACGTGAGCTCTCCTCAAGACGAACTAGCTGACCAACAAGGAGTATTAGGCATGTAGGTAACACCCTCTTACCGTACGTTGATGCCGCACCCATACTCCGTTCTGCGCGTGGTCCTTGCGACCGTGAGGAACGTAAGTAGTTCTCCCTTCGGTGCATCGTCAATAAACTTAAAGTCGTCGTTCGTGTAGAGTGAGTCGAAGAACACGTAGTCACAGATACCGTCAGCTGGCACCGTAATCGGAACGAGTCCGAGAGAGGTGGTGCAGAAAAATGAGTCGCCATCAACCCCCACTGCGCGTAAGGTGGTAAAATATTGTACCGCCAAATTACCACGAAAAGTATTCGCCCTTAGCAATCACTGATATGCTACTTGGTGCTCATCGAACGAAAAAATTGCTGAATTGGCGCACTAGGTCACTGATATTCATACAATGAAACGCTTTTTGTCCAAAACGATCATTAAGAAAGCGATCATTAAGAAAGCGATATCTACGCATAAAATCCCCTGCACTACGCTAGGCGACAACGTTTCTTGACACataagggaaagctacggagctAAATCACGTGTATCGTCCCGCCGGTGAAAGTAGTTCCAAAGTAGCGCCcgtattttcaacgtgaaataAAAATGtccctcctttattttctacgtggagctatttgagataGGACGCAGCCCACACCAGTAAGATATTCGTAATTCTTTTAATTTATCTGTTGTGACTTACATTATGGAACACGTTATAAAGTCCTGccttttttacgtgcacctcaaacgctaagcggcgtctacGTCTACATGAAACGTTGACGGTGCGtccccgtcactttccacagtGTTACAAGACGCGtgccaaaacggactacttcgcgtagtgctacatgtgcagaaactCCACCTCCGTAGCTTTACCTTCAGTGCCAATAAAATTTGTCGCCGAGTGCCTATATAAGCCACGGCCgctgaacgaaaaaaaagccGTCTCAAGGTGCTACATCGGCACCTAGTTGAGTGTAAGCTCAGCTAAACCAAAGGCTAAACGCGGCGCCATTGAGCGGCTGAACCTAGCGTCAGATTAAGGATTGGCTCCGGGGCAAAGGAAAGAAAGATGACGTATGTTTCCGCGTCCACACATTCAGAGTGCTCACGGGGGTATACAGCGTAGAATGACAAGCTTTTATTCCACGTGGTATAAAGCTGACGCTGCCATAAccgcaaataaaaaataatgacaACGTGGATAACAATGTCGGTCCTTCCTAAACAAGAAGTTTGATTAAAACATAAAAGCTCTTCAGTTTTTTTAGGTTAGATAATTCCAAGCGCTCAGGCGTGAGAGATGATTGTTTTTTTCTATAGGAGAACGATGGTTAAACTTCTGGTTATTAAGACGTTCTACAGTGTTGCTTACGTGGTTTCCATGTCGTAGTAGTAGGTGGTGCTGGGGAAGTACTTGCAATGGTCGTAC from Rhipicephalus microplus isolate Deutch F79 chromosome 7, USDA_Rmic, whole genome shotgun sequence includes these protein-coding regions:
- the LOC142767770 gene encoding uncharacterized protein LOC142767770; the encoded protein is METTYTSDARSHLRTQPAECMNFLQALINSNIIGFGVLSINKNQFSDAVFQGAVSLLSELKAFLLKELGRDDLFTLIGIYISGTDTKDMMTKFFSTVRAPDVIIGLGHIAYVTSNMTNCEMLPHSTYNNTQKSQQLRAKYGTLYELPVKVADMANVMQGL